GTCATCCAGTGCGGCCTTGTGCAGCGGCGTCCATCCGCCTGTGGTGGTGGCGAGGTTCGGGTTGGCCCTGGCCTCAAGCAGACTGCGGGCCAAGTCCGGCCGCTTGAGCTGTATGGCAAGATACAGCGGCGTAAACCCGTCATTGTCGGCAAGATCCGGATTGGCCTTGCCCGCCAGCAGATCAACCAACGCCTTGTTGCCCGCCGCCACCGCCAACCTGAGCGCCGTATGGCCTTGCCCGGTGCGCAGGTCCGGGTCGGCGCCAGCCGCCAGCAGCGCACGCACCATGGCCACGTCATTCTTTAGCACCGCTGTATGAAGCGGCGTCCGGAGGCTGGTCGCCGAGACCACATCGGGTTTGGCGCCAGCCGCCAGCAAGGCCGCCAACAGCTCTGCATCCTGACGATCCGCCGCCAGGTGCAGCGCTCGCCACTGCTCTTCACCCAGCCCGCCCAGATTCGGGTCCGCACCGGCCTCAAGCAAGCGCCGCACCATGCCGCCCTGGCGGTCACGCACAGCCACCAGCAAGGCGGTAAGCTGATCCGGCTCGGCAGCCCACTGTTCGTTGACCTCGGCACCCGCCGCCAGCAATCGTTGCATCAGACCTTCGCGGTGATTCAGCGCCGTCATCGCCAACGGCGAGGGGCCCTCCAGCGGACGGCTGCTGCGCAGGCGGCCCGGATTCGGGTTGGCCCCGGCTTCCAGCAGCATGGCCGTCAACTCCAGATGATCCTGTTCGATCGCGACTTGCAACGGTACCCAGGCCTTGCCCTCCTCCTGCACCCGGTTGGGGTCGGCGCGCGCGGCCAACAGGCGTTGCGCCAGGGCGGGTCGGCGCGCCGCCACGGCGCGCTGCAATGCCGTGTTGCTGCCCGGGGCCACCAGATCCGGGCGCGCGCCCGCCTCCAGCAACGCCTGCACCATCGCTTCCTGATTGTGCTCCACAGCCACCAGCAAAGGCGTCAACCCCGACTGCATCACCGTATTGGGGGTGGCCCCGGCGTCCAGTAATTGCCGGGCAATCTCCAGATGGCCCGCAGAAACCGCTGCTATCAACGGTGTATTGATATCACCCGATCCACCCGGGCGTGCCCCGGCACGCAGCAACTGCGTCACGATCTCACCGTGCCCCGCAGCCGCAGCCAACGTCAGCGCCATAAGCCCGTCCTCGCCCGTCGCGTTGGCGTTGGCCCGCGCGGCCAGCAATGCGGCCACCACCGACGCATGGCCCGCTTCGGCGGCCTCGAACAAGGGCGTGCCACCACGGGCGTCCGTCACCTCAGTGCGTGCACCCTGCGCCAGCAGCCATTCGACCAACGGCAGGTTATCGTGCGCGGCGGCAGCATGCAGGGCCGAGGGCCTCCGGGGTACCTCGCCCAGGTGGTTGACGACGTCCCGCGCGACCGCCGCAGGATGAAGCGACCGAATCGCCGCCATCAGGACGGCTGCCGTGCCCATGATGTCCGCATCGGGACCTGGCGCAGCGTTATTCGCCAACAGGCTCAAGGCAGTCTGTTGCAGCGCATCCCGGGCCAGTGGGTCAGCACCGCGAGCCAGCAAATATTCACTCAGGTCACGATAGCCCAGACCTGCCGCCAGCAGCAGCGGCGTCAGAGCCTGATCGGTATTGCGGCTTTCGATGTCTGCCCCCGCCGCCAACAGTGCTTCCGCACTGGCGCGCTGGTTGGCCTGCGAGGCCACCGCCAGCGGCGTCATATCCTCGGTGTAGCCGTGCGCACGACGTCCCACCACGGCCTCCAGCGCGGACTGGCTTCGCCAGGCCCATTGCTGCAACACGGGGCGCGCCGCGCCGGATTCCTGCGCCGAGATATCCCGCACCTCCACGTCGGCCCCGGCGGCCACCAGTTGGCGTACCACCTGGTCATGGCCATTCTCGGCCGCCAGCGATAACAGCGTGCGACCCGTCCGGTCGTTACGATCCAGGTCCTGGACGGCTGCCAGCTTCTTTTCCACCCTCTCGGTATTGCCGTCCTGCACCGCTCTGTGAAGCCCGGTGGAGGCGCAGGCCACAAGAACGCCGGTGACCCACAGCAGCACGCCCACACGGGAACACCGCATCAACCAGATACGCCCCTTCATCTGCCCCTTCCCCATTAGATTTTTGCCGCCAGCCTAATCGCAACACCGTGCGGCGCTCATACCCCATTTTGGGTATGAGCGCCTGCTCCCCCGTGATGTCGCGGACTTTACTTTTGCCCGGGCATCCGTAAATCTTCCGGAATAATCGTGTGA
This region of Isoalcanivorax indicus genomic DNA includes:
- a CDS encoding ankyrin repeat domain-containing protein, translated to MKGRIWLMRCSRVGVLLWVTGVLVACASTGLHRAVQDGNTERVEKKLAAVQDLDRNDRTGRTLLSLAAENGHDQVVRQLVAAGADVEVRDISAQESGAARPVLQQWAWRSQSALEAVVGRRAHGYTEDMTPLAVASQANQRASAEALLAAGADIESRNTDQALTPLLLAAGLGYRDLSEYLLARGADPLARDALQQTALSLLANNAAPGPDADIMGTAAVLMAAIRSLHPAAVARDVVNHLGEVPRRPSALHAAAAHDNLPLVEWLLAQGARTEVTDARGGTPLFEAAEAGHASVVAALLAARANANATGEDGLMALTLAAAAGHGEIVTQLLRAGARPGGSGDINTPLIAAVSAGHLEIARQLLDAGATPNTVMQSGLTPLLVAVEHNQEAMVQALLEAGARPDLVAPGSNTALQRAVAARRPALAQRLLAARADPNRVQEEGKAWVPLQVAIEQDHLELTAMLLEAGANPNPGRLRSSRPLEGPSPLAMTALNHREGLMQRLLAAGAEVNEQWAAEPDQLTALLVAVRDRQGGMVRRLLEAGADPNLGGLGEEQWRALHLAADRQDAELLAALLAAGAKPDVVSATSLRTPLHTAVLKNDVAMVRALLAAGADPDLRTGQGHTALRLAVAAGNKALVDLLAGKANPDLADNDGFTPLYLAIQLKRPDLARSLLEARANPNLATTTGGWTPLHKAALDDYMEGYRLLVAAGADRSLRNQNNQTADDIIRARQERLAQQRAAEEAERQRKAQQRAAFMGALFETVGTIAQEAELERQAQAERQRQHNLLLQQAAEQERQRQAAANAEAEARRQQQVVAYNQQVAQAQSQAQQAQAAREAELRRQEQERLAAAQAAERRRQAEAAEANRQRQAEERRQAEEQARLKRQQEREQAARNLVSGLSARAVRCDGSYLIQTSRPSTSGCRVSFEARCPGTLAGQGVAVTWSNFIGGSCLGVGDIIRIPGSMSCPAEQVIVDVTGAEC